One window of the Candidatus Izemoplasmatales bacterium genome contains the following:
- a CDS encoding DUF4250 domain-containing protein: MSSLYKMDPHVVVSLVNTKLRDGVKDLDGVCEELAVERPLLDQMLARIGYVYDAGLKRYRPSDAR; the protein is encoded by the coding sequence ATGAGTTCGCTCTACAAGATGGATCCGCACGTCGTCGTGTCGCTCGTCAACACGAAACTGCGCGACGGTGTCAAGGACCTCGACGGCGTCTGCGAGGAGCTCGCCGTCGAACGGCCGCTGCTCGACCAGATGCTTGCGCGGATCGGCTACGTCTACGACGCCGGATTGAAGCGGTATCGCCCGTCCGACGCGCGCTGA